Proteins from one Naumovozyma castellii chromosome 3, complete genome genomic window:
- the GDE1 gene encoding glycerophosphocholine phosphodiesterase (ancestral locus Anc_8.599) → MDFEEKYYQNQQPQHSGYYLDYRGFYHIINEIVQAQKQIVSQKTDPSFSSSLPHVNHEQSKHITDVKVKKLLDDFRSKLAYETNLVGEYYRFHLDEEQGFKLYDLLKSIEYSNILGKDNERLLRKPPNEGRSIFHSKESHAVSKTYNEKTVVITKYLKSLKEFQKKYQDLYAFAKLNESALLNIEKHFNKHVDPSNKIHRCIVWTSYEFSNPKEHYIIRCEKLIKQLEEKFIQTKDEEAWISSLKPFIKADDDRQLRLALEDQKNDTNARAKCCSVEIIQNLSLQLLELACQYSSFGCINLMLQQIETFQDLQNLNCYKETIQNFLYNFICSLGMKQLEMSDEDAKHKLHQSTISVFDFIFERLSRREKDTLLVHNSKLLYYAVKYDLTDLVKNFRKWDENIPYLSKYQFNKHARDVYNPWTLALATKQIEAAKLLFSNLFVSPKFSVQECGLLAPIISLRSESLLKIIMNDTAFEVDRPERRSGETALHIACKYNSPEIVACLLAHGANSEVVENKLGWTPLFIAAAKGYNEVLQILLQYGCDVNLKDNAGWTAREYAIIEGHLSVAKLLSAKEKEHSRLNEELQPLPSRLDNVHGPAKMFNYNLSAHCESLLMLNMNNVFLNQFASSVSFKGEDTLEGIDIFQQRVLLRITCIDDIENESHTLNLPLNKTLGGIGFKVPYKKDNSYQIAFDICSPKPYQKNVAPEDVICGGAIVQLNQFYFPVGPNLFSLNRNISIPILQMDSSSTYETIGTIEFDATIIHPFNHPGTKHITERTKDYWESLLSTRVIGHRGFGMNRLEKRSLQLGENTMESFIAASTLGASFVEFDVQLTKDDVPVIYHDFTVAETGVDLPMHELTLEQFLELSNCDNKDNKNGNNDNNNNNNSKSAQEKSSLDNGKRRRSLASFDISGNMDEGRMKYTKTFKEKHFKGNSRGHSIASSFVTLKELFTKLPLNVGFNIECKYPMIDEFEQEGIATVMIEMNHWVDTLLEIVYDNMRSRNIIFSSFHPDICIMLRLKQPLIPVLFLTEGGSMPMADVRAQSLRNAVEFAQSWNLLGIVSAVKPILMAPELVKAIKANGLACVTYGEENNDPANCRKQIEAGVDAVIVDSVLAVHKGLIEKINDVVVESSSG, encoded by the coding sequence ATGGATTTcgaagaaaaatattatcagAACCAACAACCTCAACATTCTGGTTATTACCTAGATTACAGAGGTTTCTATCatataattaatgaaatagtACAAGCACAAAAGCAAATAGTTAGCCAAAAAACTGATCCATCATTCTCATCGTCTTTACCACATGTAAATCACGAACAAAGTAAACATATTACCGATGTTAAAGTGAAGAAGTTGTTAGATGATTTTCGCTCAAAACTTGCCTATGAGACCAACCTGGTTGGAGAGTATTACCGGTTCCACCttgatgaagaacaagGTTTCAAACTATATGACCTTCTTAAATCAATTGAGTATTCAAACATTTTAGGAAAAGATAACGAAAGATTGCTAAGAAAACCACCCAATGAAGGAAGAAGTATTTTCCATTCGAAAGAAAGTCATGCAGTTTCTAAGAcatataatgaaaagacAGTTGTTATTACTAAGTACCTTAAAAGCTTAAaggaatttcaaaagaaatacCAGGACCTCTATGCGTTTGCTAAGCTTAATGAAAGTGctcttttgaatattgaaaagcaTTTTAACAAGCATGTAGATCCTTCGAATAAAATTCATAGATGCATTGTTTGGACCTCTTATGAATTCAGCAATCCAAAAGAACATTATATAATTAGGTGCGAGAAACTAATAAAAcaattagaagaaaaatttattcaaactAAAGACGAAGAAGCATGGATTTCTAGTTTGAAACCATTTATTAAAGCAGATGATGATCGTCAGTTAAGGTTAGCTTTGGAGGACCAAAAGAATGACACAAACGCAAGAGCCAAATGCTGTTCTGTTGAAATAATACAAAATTTATCTCTCCAACTCTTAGAGTTGGCATGCCAATACAGTTCTTTTGGTTGCATCAATCTGATGCTACAGCAAATAGAAACATTTCAAGATCTCCAGAATCTGAATTGTTACAAAGAGACAATTCAAAACTTTTTGtataatttcatttgctCATTGGGGATGAAACAGCTAGAAATGTCCGATGAAGACGCAAAACACAAGTTACATCAATCTACAATATCAGTTTTTGATtttatatttgaaagattatcaagaagagaaaaagaTACTTTGCTGGTTCATAACTCTAAACTCCTATACTATGCGGTAAAGTATGACTTAACAGATCTTGTAAAGAATTTTAGGAAATGGGATGAAAATATCCCATACCTATCGAAATATCAATTTAACAAGCATGCCCGTGACGTGTATAATCCATGGACGCTTGCTCTAGCCACAAAACAAATAGAAGCAGCAAAGCTTTTATTCTccaatttatttgtttctcCTAAGTTTTCAGTGCAGGAATGTGGGTTATTAGCGCCCATAATTTCTCTAAGGTCAGAGTcactattgaaaataattatgAATGATACGGCGTTTGAAGTTGATCGACCTGAAAGAAGGTCTGGAGAAACTGCCTTACACATTGCTTGTAAATATAATTCTCCAGAAATTGTTGCATGTCTATTAGCTCATGGCGCAAATTCTGAAGTtgtggaaaataaattagGATGGACGCCTCTTTTCATAGCTGCTGCCAAGGGTTACAACGAAGTTTTGCAAATATTATTGCAATATGGATGTGATGTTAACTTGAAAGATAATGCAGGGTGGACAGCGAGAGAGTATGCCATTATAGAAGGACATTTGTCTGTCGCAAAACTATTGAGTGCGAAGGAAAAAGAACACAGCCGTCTAAATGAGGAGCTGCAACCTTTACCGTCACGTTTGGATAACGTTCATGGGCCTGCTAAAATGTTCAATTATAATTTATCGGCTCATTGTGAAAGTCTGTTAATGCTTAATATGAATAATGTTTTTCTGAATCAATTTGcttcttctgtttctttTAAAGGTGAAGATACATTAGAGGGGATAGATATCTTTCAACAAAGAGTGTTGCTGCGCATTACGTGcattgatgatattgagAATGAATCTCATACACTAAATTTACCATTGAATAAAACCCTTGGAGGGATAGGTTTTAAAGTTCCATACAAGAAAGATAATTCATATCAAATAGCGTTTGATATTTGTTCTCCAAAGCCATATCAAAAGAATGTGGCTCCTGAAGATGTGATATGTGGTGGTGCCATTGTTCAATTAAATCAATTCTATTTCCCAGTGGGACCTAACCTTTTCTCTTTAAATCGGAACATATCCATCCCAATCCTTCAAATGGATTCATCCTCAACATATGAGACCATTGGGaccattgaatttgatgcCACCATAATTCATCCCTTCAATCATCCGGGCACAAAGCATATTACTGAAAGGACGAAGGATTATTGGGAATCATTGTTGTCTACAAGAGTCATTGGACATCGTGGGTTTGGTATGAACCGATTAGAAAAGAGATCATTACAATTGGGTGAAAATACAATGGAATCTTTCATTGCAGCTTCTACCTTAGGTGCATCGTTCGTTGAGTTTGATGTTCAATTGACTAAAGATGATGTCCCTGTTATCTATCATGATTTTACCGTAGCGGAGACTGGGGTGGATCTTCCTATGCATGAGTTAACTTTAGAACAATTTTTAGAATTGAGTAATTGTGACAATAAAGATAACAAGAATggtaataatgataataataataataataatagcaaGAGTGCACAAGAAAAAAGCTCACTTGATAATGGGAAGAGAAGACGTTCCCTTGCCAGTTTCGATATAAGTGGTAACATGGATGAAGGTCGTATGAAATATACCAAGACTTTCAAAGAGAAACATTTTAAGGGTAACAGTCGTGGTCATTCCATTGCATCATCATTTGTTACATTGAAGgaattatttacaaaattacCTTTAAATGTTGGATTCAATATTGAATGTAAATATCCCAtgattgatgaatttgagCAAGAAGGTATTGCCACTGTTATGATTGAGATGAATCATTGGGTGGACACACTTTTGGAGATTGTTTATGATAATATGAGGAGTAGAAACATTATCTTTTCCTCATTCCATCCTGATATTTGTATTATGTTACGTTTAAAGCAGCCTTTGATTCCTGTTTTATTCTTAACAGAAGGAGGGAGTATGCCCATGGCTGATGTGAGAGCACAATCATTACGGAATGCAGTGGAATTTGCACAAAGTTGGAACTTATTAGGTATTGTTTCTGCAGTGAAACCTATTCTTATGGCACCAGAATTAGTGAAAGCTATTAAAGCTAATGGTTTAGCGTGTGTTACTTATGGTGAAGAGAACAACGATCCTGCGAATTGTAGGAAACAAATTGAAGCAGGAGTGGATGCTGTCATTGTGGATAGTGTCTTGGCTGTTCATAAGGgattgattgaaaaaattaacgACGTTGTTGTCGAATCGAGTTCTGGATAG